In the Wyeomyia smithii strain HCP4-BCI-WySm-NY-G18 chromosome 2, ASM2978416v1, whole genome shotgun sequence genome, one interval contains:
- the LOC129721594 gene encoding cysteine--tRNA ligase, cytoplasmic has translation MAKRVQPTWQTPTPLYEEPKLRLYNSLTRQKELFVPRDGRNVKWYSCGPTVYDASHMGHARSYISFDILRRVLTDYFGYNVLYVMNITDVDDKIIKRARQNYLYERYVAKTTSLEDLLNDNREVMDAFREKLGGTTDPDKKVMMERMLDNLTAAVDNLTIAVKSGQNGQIKDAQRQFLEDSRDPLADLLDKKEGATVTENSIFETLPRYWEDEFHKDMNSLNVLSPDVLTRVSEYVPQIVKYIQEIIDNGLAYEANGSVYFDVAGFDKREKHYYAKLVPEAYGDTTSLQEGEGDLSTGEDRLLEKRSANDFALWKSSKAGEPWWDSPWGKGRPGWHIECSVMASDICGDYLDIHTGGVDLKFPHHDNELAQSEAHDGTSEWVKYFLHTGHLTIAGCKMSKSLKNFVTIQQALQKHSATQLRLAFLLHSWKDTLDYSENTMEMAVQYERFLNEFFLNVKDLTRHVVSGKPRDQFNNWTTVEAELQDKLNAAKKSVHEALCDNIDTRTVLDTLRDLVSHSNVYIRDYRQKVNALLLRRIASYITDLLHTFGAISGPRGGIGFPIGGTAGSSDLEETVMPYLSALAEFREGVREQARALKATAILDLCDQLRDDILPNLGVRLEDREGSAAALKLVDRDVLLKEREAKRAEESRKAAEKERKKAEALAAQAAKDAQRKINPIDMFRAETDKYSAFDARGLPTHDAEGKEISKGQQKKLQKLQQQQEKRYQEYQDSLKA, from the exons ATGGCAAAACGAGTTCAACCAACGTGGCAAACGCCGACCCCGCTTTACGAAGAACCCAAACTGCGCCTGTACAATAGTCTAACCCGGCAGAAAGAACTATTCGTTCCCCGGGATGGCCGAAATGTGAAGTGGTACAGTTGTGGCCCGACGGTTTACGATGCGTCCCATATGGGACATGCTCGGTCCTACATTAGCTTCGATATACTCCGTAGGGTACTGACGGATTACTTTGGATATAATGTACTATACGTGATGAATATAACGGATGTGGACGATAAAATCATCAAGCGAGCCCGGCAGAACTACCTGTACGAACGGTACGTAGCGAAGACAACCTCGTTGGAGGATCTTCTGAATGACAATCGGGAAGTGATGGATGCTTTCCGAGAAAAGCTAGGCGGGACCACCGACCCagacaaaaaagttatgatggAACGAATGCTGGACAATCTGACGGCCGCTGTTGATAATCTTACGATTGCTGTGAAAAGCGGCCAAAATGGACAAATTAAAGATGCCCAGCGGCAGTTTTTGGAAGACTCCAGAGATCCGTTGGCGGATTTATTGGACAAAAAGGAAGGAGCTACGGTTACTGAGAACTCAATTTTCGAAACTCTACCACGTTACTGGGAGGACGAGTTCCATAAAGATATGAACTCCCTTAATGTGCTATCACCCGATGTACTAACCAGAGTTAGCGAGTATGTTCCACAGATTGTAAAATACATACAGGAGATAATCGATAACGGATTGGCCTACGAGGCTAATGGATCA GTTTATTTCGACGTAGCTGGATTTGATAAGCGTGAAAAACATTATTATGCTAAATTGGTTCCGGAGGCTTACGGCGATACCACGTCCCTTCAGGAGGGTGAAGGAGATTTAAGTACTGGAGAAGATAGGCTGTTGGAAAAACGTTCcgcaaatgattttgctctttgGAAAAGCAGCAAGGCGGGTGAACCTTGGTGGGACAGTCCCTGGGGTAAAGGTCGCCCGGGGTGGCATATCGAGTGCTCTGTAATGGCTTCGGATATATGCGGAGATTATCTCGATATTCACACTGGTGGTGTGGATTTGAAATTTCCGCATCACGATAACGAATTGGCTCAGAGTGAGGCGCATGATGGAACTTCCGAGTGGGTGAAATACTTTCTACACACGGGGCATTTGACAATTGCAGGCTGCAAAATGtctaagtctctgaaaaatttCGTCACAATCCAACAGGCTCTTCAAAAGCACTCGGCTACTCAGCTGCGATTAGCCTTTCTGCTACACTCCTGGAAAGATACGTTGGATTACTCTGAAAACACAATGGAAATGGCCGTACAGTACGAACGATTCCTAAACGAATTTTTCCTTAATGTAAAGGATTTGACACGGCACGTGGTAAGCGGAAAACCGCGTGATCAATTCAACAATTGGACCACAGTTGAAGCTGAACTGCAGGACAAATTAAATGCCGCGAAAAAATCAGTTCACGAAGCTCTTTGTGATAACATCGACACTCGGACGGTGTTGGACACTCTAAGGGACCTGGTGTCCCACAGTAATGTGTATATTCGTGACTATAGACAAAAAGTGAACGCCTTGCTACTGAGACGTATCGCAAGCTACATTACCGATTTACTGCATACGTTTGGCGCAATCAGTGGACCGCGAGGAGGAATTGGTTTTCCCATTGGAGGGACAGCCGGAAGCTCTGAC CTCGAGGAAACCGTTATGCCGTACTTATCGGCTTTGGCCGAATTCCGCGAAGGCGTACGCGAGCAGGCACGTGCACTGAAAGCTACTGCCATTCTCGACCTGTGCGATCAGCTGCGTGACGATATCTTGCCGAATTTAGGCGTACGTCTGGAAGATCGCGAAGGTAGCGCAGCGGCGCTTAAACTTGTAGACCGCGATGTCTTGCTAAAGGAACGGGAAGCCAAGCGAGCAGAAGAATCTCGGAAGGCGGCGGAGAAGGAACGCAAAAAAGCGGAAGCACTGGCAGCCCAAGCAGCCAAAGATGCGCAACGAAAGATCAACCCAATCGATATGTTCCGAGCGGAAACGGATAAGTATTCAGCGTTCGATGCCCGTGGATTACCGACACATGACGCGGAAGGTAAAGAAATTAGTAAAGGGCAGCAGAAGAAACTGCAGAAGCTACAACAGCAACAAGAGAAGCGTTATCAGGAGTATCAGGATTCGTTGAAGGCTTGA
- the LOC129721846 gene encoding eukaryotic translation initiation factor 3 subunit M: MQGVAIFIDAEIEDQAQELRKFFKKLGAEISEEQSSKGIEDDLHKIIGVCDVCFKEPSPHTVEEIDAVLNSVVSIIVSIPLERGENLILAFCEKMTKAPDQTLARVCLQSLWRLFSNLEATSPLRYHVYYHLVQVAKQADQVKEVFSGVDQLKTQFTQCPPSNEQMQKLYRLLHDVLKDTNSELASKVMIELLGTYTAENASYAREDAMKCIVTALADPNTFLLDPLLSLKPVRFLEGELIHDLLSVFVSEKLPSYLQFYQNHKEFVNSQGLNHEQNIKKMRLLSFMQLAESNPEMTFQQLQEELQIGENDVEPFIIEVLKTKLVRARMDQKARKVHISSTMHRTFGRPQWQQLRDLLHAWKANLTLVQENMKSVAEAQVELAHKQ, from the exons ATGCAAGGAGTGGCTATATTTATCGATGCCGAAATCGAAGATCAG GCACAAGAGCTGAGGAAGTTCTTTAAGAAGCTCGGCGCAGAGATCAGTGAGGAGCAATCATCTAAGGGTATCGAAGATGACCTGCACAAAATCATTGGCGTTTGCGATGTTTGCTTCAAGGAGCCAAGTCCGCACACGGTCGAAGAAATCGATGCTGTGTTGAATAGCGTCGTGTCAATAATTGTTTCGATTCCGCTTGAGCGGGGCGAGAATCTTATTCTAGCTTTCTGCGAGAAGATGACCAAAGCGCCGGATCAAACTTTAGCGCGAGTTTGCTTACAATC TTTGTGGCGTTTGTTTAGCAACCTAGAGGCAACTTCCCCACTGCGGTACCATGTTTACTATCACTTGGTTCAGGTGGCAAAGCAAGCTGACCAGGTAAAAGAAGTGTTCTCTGGCGTTGATCAGCTAAAAACGCAGTTCACTCAATGCCCACCGTCGAATGAACAGATGCAGAAACTGTACCGTCTGTTACATGATGTCCTTAAGGATACCAACAGTGAGCTGGCTTCCAAAGTAATGATCGAATTGTTGGGAACATATACTGCAGAAAATGCTTCCTACGCACGTGAAGACGCCATGAAGTGTATCGTGACGGCACTGGCCGATCCGAACACTTTTCTACTGGACCCCTTGCTCTCGCTGAAACCCGTCCGCTTTCTAGAAGGAGAGCTAATTCACGATTTACTGTCGGTGTTTGTGTCGGAAAAACTGCCAAGCTATTTGCAGTTTTACCAAAACCATAAGGAGTTTGTGAATTCTCAAG GTTTGAACCACGAGCAGAACATTAAGAAAATGCGTCTGCTGTCATTCATGCAGCTGGCGGAGAGCAATCCGGAAATGACATTTCAGCAACTGCAGGAAGAGCTGCAGATTGGTGAGAATGACGTTGAACCGTTCATCATTGAAGTGCTCAAAACTAAGTTGGTTCGTGCACGGATGGACCAAAAGGCCCGAAAGGTGCACATATCCAGTACTATGCATCGAACCTTCGGGCGGCCACAGTGGCAGCAATTGCGTGATTTGTTGCACGCATGGAAAGCTAATCTTACCCTTGTTCAGGAAAATATGAAATCCGTTGCCGAGGCACAGGTTGAACTAGCTCACAAGCAGTAA